A window of the Lactuca sativa cultivar Salinas chromosome 5, Lsat_Salinas_v11, whole genome shotgun sequence genome harbors these coding sequences:
- the LOC111910252 gene encoding protein MLN51 homolog: protein MADVGEEEEYESDPEQAKLSLTMRRRREASDDEEEVDDDDDVRVRGRVRVIDSRVSDYESDDQGAAAEYDDEEYDLAEEEELLEEVEDEQLVQGRVRSEVQGVREDLDGVIEGTSVGVKRENDQTDGDGFYAPESVDQFDDNANGTVGEGEGEGEGDGGPEEKKENEPFQVPTAGAFYMHDDRFRDSSGGRHRRTLGGRKLWELRDDRKWGHDKFEEMSMQERHYDEGRRAPRGRNRGTRGRNRGEDRNFVSGNRPKTYNNNNQNNTSRPVRGRGPRKYQPTSQNNFEASSQNRQPAKSMEKTGHANSGRTSAATSASESTQAPARKNVLASNLNSASPPFYPSGNKETNLNQKKDAQTGSVNKRENYPVSQSNNNMRGRNAVSDSLNIEKLYIDDSGPSFINPTQRAEGRGPVSFGQVYQPVPVPPHHQVNRVSSPNQVHSFQRAPALNQLNPNLQNPGQQFGQRSASGSRASSPPPKESAEMESPTESNDNSKTALVGNGNGNGKGKGSLQTTGMSSFSYHGDQNFPGAPTFLPVMQFAGQHPGGLGVPAVGMAFPGYVAQPNGMGNSEMTWLPVLAGAAGALGAAGALGATYCSPYITMDAAYHARPSGQTSALPPTSKDISSTNKPGSEVKPSQRPELANDELRQRQTKARRYTEMKFDK from the exons ATGGCGGATGTGGGTGAAGAAGAGGAGTATGAGAGTGATCCAGAGCAGGCGAAGCTATCTCTGACGATGCGGAGGAGGAGGGAGGCGAGTGACGATGAGGAGGAAgtggatgatgacgatgatgtgAGGGTTAGGGGAAGGGTAAGGGTAATTGACTCTAGGGTTTCAGATTATGAATCGGACGATCAGGGTGCTGCGGcggagtatgatgatgaagaatatGATTTAGCGGAGGAGGAAGAGTTGCTTGAGGAAGTTGAAGACGAACAGCTTGTACAAGGACGGGTTCGGAGTGAAGTTCAAGGTGTGAGGGAGGACTTGGATGGTGTTATCGAGGGGACTTCTGTGGGAGTCAAAAGGGAGAACGATCAAACAGATGGGGATGGGTTTTATGCACCTGAGAGTGTTGATCAGTTTGATGACAATGCGAATGGAACAGTGGGGGAAGgtgagggagagggagagggagatggaGGGCCGGAAGAAAAGAAGGAGAACGAGCCATTCCAAGTGCCAACGGCTGGAGCATTTTACATGCACGATGACCGGTTCAGAGACAGTTCTGGTGGTAGACACAG GCGAACTCTTGGCGGGAGGAAGCTGTGGGAATTAAGAGATGACAGAAAATGGGGACACGATAAATTCGAGGAAATGTCTATGCAAGAAAGGCATTACGATGAG GGTAGGAGAGCTCCCAGGGGTCGTAATCGAGGCACCCGTGGTAGAAACCGAGGAGAAGATCGTAATTTTGTATCAGGAAACAGACCTAAAacatacaacaacaacaatcaaaaTAATACATCCAGACCTGTGAGAGGTCGAGGCCCTAGAAAATATCAACCTACTTCACAAAACAATTTTGAAGCTTCTTCACAAAACAGACA ACCTGCAAAGTCAATGGAGAAGACTGGTCATGCAAATTCAGGAAGAACATCTGCTGCCACATCAGCGTCAGAGTCCACTCAAGCTCCAGCTAGGAAAAACGTTCTGGCATCAAATTTGAATTCTGCTTCTCCTCCATTTTACCCTTCTGGAAATAAAGAAACCAACTTGAATCAGAAAAAAGATGCTCAAACTGGATCAGTTAATAAGCGTGAAAATTATCCAGTTTCACAATCCAATAATAACATGCGAGGAAGAAATGCTGTTTCTGATTCTTTAAACATTGAGAAGCTTTATATTGATGATTCTGGTCCCTCTTTCATCAATCCTACCCAAAGGGCTGAGGGGAGAGGCCCAGTTTCATTTGGTCAAGTATATCAACCTGTGCCAGTGCCACCTCATCACCAAGTAAATCGGGTTTCTTCCCCAAACCAAGTTCATTCTTTCCAACGTGCTCCTGCCCTTAACCAGCTTAACCCCAATCTGCAAAATCCCGGTCAGCAGTTCGGGCAGCGTTCTGCTAGTGGGTCCCGTGCTTCTTCCCCACCACCTAAAGAATCTGCAGAAATGGAATCTCCTACAGAATCTAATGATAATTCTAAAACAGCATTGGttggaaatggaaatggaaatggaaaaGGAAAAGGCAGTCTTCAGACAACGGGTATGAGCTCATTTTCTTATCATGGTGATCAGAATTTCCCTGGTGCTCCAACGTTTTTGCCAG TAATGCAATTTGCGGGGCAGCATCCCGGTGGGCTTGGAGTTCCTGCTGTTGGCATGGCATTCCCTGGGTATGTTGCTCAGCCCAATGGAATGGGGAATTCAGAAATGACATG GCTACCTGTTTTGGCTGGTGCTGCTGGGGCTTTAGGTGCTGCAGGAGCTTTAGGGGCAACATATTGTTCACCTTATATCACAATGGATGCTGCTTATCATGCTAGGCCATCTGGCCAGACCTCTGCACTGCCTCCTACAAG CAAAGACATTAGTAGTACAAATAAACCTGGTAGTGAAGTGAAGCCTTCTCAGAGACCTG AGCTTGCAAATGATGAATTGAGGCAAAGACAGACTAAAGCTCGCAG ATACACAGAAATGAAGTTTGATAAGTGA